Proteins found in one Methanothermobacter thermautotrophicus genomic segment:
- the glmM gene encoding phosphoglucosamine mutase — protein MKKLFGTFGVRRLANEVLTPEFASKLAAAYGSTVEGKIAVGGDTRTSTVMIKNAVISGLLSSGCDVVDLGILPTPAVQYAVRKYYDGGVIVTASHNPPQYNGIKFVDSDGIGIPEEMEEEIERIFFSEDFRRASWDKIGNLTSNPSIIREYQDGVIARVDAEAIRKRKFRVVVDCGCGAASYTMPYILRRLGCQVIALNSQPDGFFPGRDPEPVPENLSELMDAVRSTGADLGIAHDGDADRTICIDERGEFVLGDKTFALVEKRMLQENGGGIIVTTVATSSAIYDIASENNGEVITTAVGDLLVARKLKETGGLFGGEENGGLIFPDFVYGRDAALTAAKILEIMAHEERPLSELVSELPAYYSSKRKIKCPDEIKGDVMDMVSKMLADEDGVREIDTTDGVKIFRDEGWVIIRPSGTEPIFRCFAESETQEQADEMASWGISLVERAIKKT, from the coding sequence ATGAAGAAACTCTTTGGTACATTCGGAGTTAGAAGACTTGCAAATGAGGTTTTAACACCTGAATTCGCATCAAAGCTTGCAGCAGCATACGGTTCAACTGTAGAAGGGAAAATAGCTGTTGGAGGAGATACAAGGACATCCACTGTAATGATAAAGAATGCTGTCATATCCGGCCTTCTTTCAAGTGGATGTGATGTTGTTGACCTGGGAATACTCCCAACACCGGCTGTTCAGTATGCAGTCAGAAAATATTATGATGGGGGGGTTATCGTAACGGCTTCCCACAACCCCCCACAGTACAATGGTATAAAATTCGTTGACTCAGACGGTATAGGCATCCCTGAAGAGATGGAGGAGGAAATAGAAAGGATATTCTTCAGCGAAGACTTCAGAAGGGCCTCCTGGGATAAAATCGGGAACCTCACATCAAATCCCTCCATAATCAGAGAGTACCAGGACGGTGTCATAGCGAGGGTTGATGCAGAGGCCATCCGCAAGAGGAAATTCAGGGTGGTGGTTGACTGCGGCTGCGGAGCAGCATCATACACCATGCCCTACATCCTCAGGAGACTTGGATGTCAGGTGATAGCACTTAACTCCCAGCCTGATGGGTTCTTCCCTGGCCGGGACCCTGAACCTGTCCCTGAGAATCTCTCTGAGCTGATGGATGCTGTGAGGTCAACAGGGGCTGATCTGGGGATAGCCCACGATGGTGACGCCGACAGGACAATATGTATAGATGAGAGGGGAGAATTTGTCCTCGGAGATAAGACCTTCGCCCTCGTTGAGAAGAGGATGCTCCAGGAAAATGGTGGAGGTATAATAGTCACCACAGTCGCAACATCCTCAGCAATATATGACATAGCATCAGAGAACAACGGCGAGGTAATAACAACAGCTGTAGGGGACCTCCTGGTGGCAAGAAAACTTAAAGAGACAGGCGGGCTGTTTGGAGGTGAGGAAAACGGTGGATTAATATTCCCTGACTTTGTGTATGGGAGGGACGCAGCCCTCACAGCTGCAAAGATACTTGAAATAATGGCCCATGAAGAAAGGCCACTATCAGAGCTTGTATCGGAACTACCCGCCTATTACTCCAGTAAAAGGAAGATAAAATGTCCCGATGAAATTAAAGGAGATGTGATGGACATGGTAAGTAAGATGCTGGCAGATGAGGATGGTGTAAGGGAGATAGATACTACAGATGGGGTTAAAATATTCAGAGATGAGGGATGGGTCATAATAAGGCCATCAGGAACAGAACCGATATTCAGATGCTTTGCTGAGTCAGAGACCCAGGAGCAGGCGGATGAGATGGCCAGCTGGGGCATATCCCTCGTCGAGAGGGCCATTAAAAAAACTTAA
- a CDS encoding carbonic anhydrase: protein MIIKDILRKNQDFKFQDLSDLKPSPKLCIITCMDSRLIGLLERALGIGRGDAKVIKNAGNIVDDGVIRSAAVAIYALGVNEIIIVGHTDCGMARLDEDLIVSRMRELGVEEDVIEDFSISALNPIADEEENVIEGVKRLKSSPLIPASIGVHGLIIDINTED, encoded by the coding sequence ATGATTATTAAAGATATCCTCAGAAAAAATCAGGACTTCAAGTTCCAGGATCTGTCAGATTTAAAACCTTCCCCGAAGCTGTGTATCATCACATGCATGGACTCCAGACTCATAGGTCTCCTTGAGAGGGCCCTTGGGATCGGGAGGGGTGATGCGAAGGTAATAAAGAACGCGGGTAACATTGTGGATGATGGGGTTATAAGATCCGCTGCAGTTGCCATATACGCCCTGGGTGTTAATGAGATCATCATAGTCGGCCACACCGATTGTGGGATGGCACGCCTTGATGAGGATCTCATAGTCTCAAGGATGAGGGAACTCGGGGTTGAGGAGGATGTCATTGAGGATTTCAGTATCAGTGCTCTCAATCCAATAGCTGATGAGGAAGAGAATGTGATTGAGGGTGTTAAGAGGCTGAAGTCATCCCCCCTCATACCAGCATCCATAGGGGTCCACGGACTGATAATAGACATAAACACAGAAGATTAA
- a CDS encoding exodeoxyribonuclease VII large subunit, with product MGTLLDDRKLLIISAMLGLAGFTGMIISSATLTPDLIKIAQIERGMIDRKVTVEGTVTDVHESEHSGILFLKINDGTGTITAVMFESTAETIKRNGPDLLLLKGMRVQVTGRVKEYRGLLEVAVEEPSGLRPLPGYG from the coding sequence ATGGGAACCCTTCTGGATGATAGGAAACTGCTCATAATATCAGCCATGCTGGGACTCGCCGGGTTTACCGGAATGATAATCTCTTCGGCGACCCTCACACCGGACCTTATTAAAATAGCTCAGATTGAAAGGGGTATGATTGACAGGAAGGTTACAGTCGAGGGCACAGTGACTGATGTCCACGAATCAGAACACTCGGGGATCCTATTTCTGAAAATAAATGATGGCACCGGTACAATAACGGCTGTTATGTTTGAATCAACAGCAGAGACAATAAAGAGGAATGGCCCTGACCTTCTGCTGCTGAAGGGGATGAGAGTACAGGTAACTGGGAGGGTGAAGGAGTACAGGGGATTACTTGAGGTGGCCGTAGAGGAACCTTCAGGTTTGAGACCTCTCCCTGGTTATGGTTAA
- a CDS encoding ATP-dependent DNA ligase, which produces MLYMELAEVYHRLESTTKRLEKTEILAELLRSVDKELLPVVTILMLGRVFPIWSEEELGVGIKLLMKAISLVVGVSLEEIEDEIREQGDIGLASEKLFSRKTQTTFFSRPLTVEFVYSRLKALASASGDRAQSKKINILVEVLSQAKPLEARYITRTVLEELRVGVAEGIIREAIARAFEVDPSLVERAHMLTNDLGMVASVASEEGESGLGRLNLEPGRPVKPMLAQLASSIESAIMELGRAFCETKYDGIRVQIHRCGDDISIFTRRLENITAAVPEILEGVEEALPDDDYIVEGEIIVTMDGRPASFQYILQRVRRKYDIGRLKREVPLSLFLFDVLYHRGPLIDEPLRRRREALESILSEIPGKVEASRMVDVGPDNLDDALWLFKESIREGHEGIMIKDTEAPYIPGIRGKKMLKFKAEPETLDLIVVGGTYGRGKRAHLVGSYLLAARDEDSGDLVTVAHVATGLDDETLQQLSERMEKLAIERKGRKLLVRPEIILEVAYSEIVKSPEYESGYSLRFPVVKRIRDDLCLDDVDTVGRIESLFQSGQPEVSNI; this is translated from the coding sequence TTGCTCTATATGGAACTTGCAGAGGTATACCACAGACTCGAATCAACCACAAAACGCCTTGAAAAGACTGAAATACTTGCGGAGCTCCTGAGGAGTGTTGATAAGGAACTTCTGCCTGTTGTAACAATTCTCATGCTTGGCAGGGTTTTTCCCATCTGGAGCGAGGAGGAACTTGGGGTTGGCATAAAGCTGCTCATGAAGGCTATATCCCTGGTTGTGGGGGTTTCCCTGGAGGAAATCGAGGATGAAATAAGGGAACAGGGCGATATAGGTCTTGCAAGTGAGAAACTCTTCTCCAGGAAAACTCAGACAACCTTTTTTTCACGACCCCTAACGGTCGAATTTGTTTACAGTAGACTGAAGGCCCTGGCATCTGCTTCCGGTGATAGAGCACAGTCAAAGAAGATAAACATACTGGTTGAGGTCCTATCGCAGGCAAAGCCCCTTGAGGCACGGTATATAACAAGGACGGTACTTGAGGAACTGCGGGTTGGCGTGGCAGAGGGTATAATAAGGGAAGCCATTGCCCGGGCCTTTGAGGTTGACCCTTCTCTCGTTGAGAGGGCCCACATGCTCACAAATGACCTGGGAATGGTGGCCTCTGTTGCAAGTGAGGAGGGGGAGTCTGGTCTTGGAAGACTCAACCTTGAACCTGGAAGACCCGTGAAACCCATGCTGGCACAGCTTGCCAGCAGCATAGAATCCGCCATAATGGAGCTTGGAAGGGCCTTCTGTGAAACCAAATATGATGGTATAAGGGTCCAGATACACAGATGCGGGGATGATATATCCATCTTCACACGGAGGCTTGAGAACATAACCGCGGCGGTGCCTGAGATACTTGAGGGTGTTGAGGAGGCCCTTCCCGATGATGACTACATAGTTGAGGGTGAAATCATAGTCACCATGGATGGGAGGCCAGCATCCTTCCAGTACATACTCCAGCGTGTTAGAAGAAAATATGATATAGGGAGACTTAAAAGGGAGGTTCCCCTCTCACTATTCCTCTTTGATGTCCTCTACCACAGGGGACCCCTGATTGATGAGCCCCTAAGAAGGAGGAGGGAGGCCCTTGAGTCAATACTCTCAGAGATACCTGGAAAGGTTGAAGCGAGTCGCATGGTTGATGTGGGTCCAGATAACCTTGATGATGCTTTATGGCTCTTCAAGGAGTCAATAAGAGAGGGACATGAGGGTATAATGATAAAGGATACCGAGGCACCGTACATACCTGGCATAAGGGGTAAGAAGATGCTTAAGTTTAAGGCGGAACCCGAGACCCTGGACCTCATTGTGGTCGGTGGCACCTATGGCAGGGGTAAAAGGGCACATCTGGTGGGATCCTATCTCCTGGCTGCTAGGGATGAGGATAGCGGGGATCTTGTTACGGTTGCACATGTTGCAACGGGTCTTGACGATGAGACACTCCAGCAACTCTCAGAGAGGATGGAAAAACTTGCCATTGAGAGGAAGGGACGGAAGCTTTTGGTCAGACCAGAAATAATACTTGAGGTTGCCTACAGTGAGATAGTGAAGAGTCCTGAGTATGAAAGCGGTTATTCCCTGCGTTTTCCAGTGGTGAAACGTATAAGGGACGATCTGTGCCTGGACGATGTTGATACAGTTGGACGCATAGAATCCCTCTTCCAGTCCGGGCAGCCAGAAGTTAGTAATATTTAA
- a CDS encoding winged helix-turn-helix domain-containing protein has translation MLEAFSEVRKDIKFLFSSEIRLRVLMALMDGPMELSQMRSIIKSSSSTILHAIYQLEEKGMVSRVNRKYELSSTGRIISLKVQGIIRTISVVRELSDFLLDHDLRSLPESLLYSIESLEGASLLEAKPENLTEPYEIVAENVLNSGRVWIVSGVQHPFYEDLLKSGIRTEMILSGDVADALELEKAGENVKISTIDSELRFSLIITDTAMALSLFMSNGLYDPARFLFSRDEEAIGWAWRLFRHFREMAEVPAEEECPAE, from the coding sequence TTGCTTGAAGCATTCAGCGAAGTCAGAAAGGACATCAAATTTCTTTTCTCATCTGAGATAAGGCTCAGAGTTTTAATGGCGCTGATGGATGGCCCGATGGAACTCTCTCAGATGAGATCCATCATAAAATCGAGTTCATCAACAATTCTACACGCCATATATCAGCTCGAGGAGAAGGGTATGGTATCCAGGGTCAACCGTAAATATGAACTGTCATCAACCGGCAGGATAATCTCCCTCAAGGTTCAGGGGATCATAAGGACGATCTCAGTGGTCAGGGAACTCTCGGATTTCCTGCTTGACCATGACCTCAGGTCCCTACCGGAATCCCTCCTCTATAGTATAGAATCCCTTGAGGGGGCATCACTCCTCGAGGCAAAACCTGAAAACCTCACAGAGCCTTATGAGATCGTTGCAGAGAACGTCCTGAACTCCGGCAGGGTGTGGATAGTTTCGGGCGTTCAACACCCATTCTATGAGGACCTCCTGAAATCAGGGATAAGGACCGAGATGATACTCTCAGGGGATGTTGCAGATGCCCTTGAACTGGAGAAAGCAGGGGAAAATGTTAAAATCAGCACCATCGATTCTGAACTGAGGTTCAGCCTCATAATAACAGACACAGCAATGGCCCTCTCCCTCTTCATGTCCAATGGTCTCTATGATCCTGCGAGATTCCTCTTTTCAAGGGATGAGGAGGCAATAGGCTGGGCATGGAGACTATTCAGGCACTTCAGGGAGATGGCTGAAGTTCCAGCAGAGGAGGAGTGTCCTGCTGAATAG
- a CDS encoding ferredoxin-thioredoxin reductase catalytic domain-containing protein, producing the protein MKDELRAMYREVRESAEKSGYKLNPDREFVMELLRGMLVNRKRYGYDSCPCRLASGNPEEDRDIVCPCDYRDDDIEEYGTCYCGLYVRDEDVEFRSIPERREMGSAPVRAPSGLKIPVLRCRICGYLCARKIPPEPCPICGVAGKFDVFIE; encoded by the coding sequence ATGAAGGATGAACTAAGGGCAATGTACAGAGAGGTTAGGGAATCCGCAGAGAAATCAGGTTATAAGCTTAATCCTGACAGGGAATTCGTGATGGAACTGCTAAGGGGGATGCTGGTTAACAGGAAAAGGTATGGTTATGATTCCTGCCCCTGCAGACTCGCATCAGGCAACCCTGAGGAGGACAGGGATATAGTATGCCCGTGTGATTACAGGGATGATGACATTGAGGAATACGGGACATGCTACTGTGGACTCTATGTAAGGGATGAGGACGTTGAGTTCAGATCCATACCCGAGAGGCGAGAAATGGGGAGCGCTCCTGTCAGGGCACCATCTGGCCTTAAGATACCCGTGCTGAGGTGCCGAATCTGCGGGTATCTCTGCGCAAGGAAGATCCCTCCTGAACCCTGCCCCATCTGTGGCGTTGCAGGAAAATTCGATGTTTTCATTGAATAG
- a CDS encoding glutaredoxin family protein translates to MGFEHVEGTERGSVRLFALSTCGWCKKTRELLEELGVAYDYIYVDLLEGEERENIIEELKKWNPSLSFPTLVIDDEDVVVGFDPLSIKSSLR, encoded by the coding sequence ATGGGATTCGAGCATGTTGAAGGTACTGAAAGGGGCAGCGTAAGGCTCTTTGCACTCAGCACATGCGGATGGTGCAAAAAGACACGAGAGCTGCTGGAAGAACTGGGCGTGGCCTATGATTACATATATGTCGACCTTCTTGAGGGAGAGGAACGTGAGAACATAATTGAGGAGCTTAAGAAGTGGAACCCATCCCTCTCATTCCCAACACTTGTAATAGACGATGAGGACGTGGTGGTGGGATTCGATCCACTCTCAATAAAATCATCCCTCAGGTAG
- the thiC gene encoding phosphomethylpyrimidine synthase produces the protein MTQMEEARKGNITPEMEEVARKENLDIQMLIRGIADGRIVIPSNINRESSPCGIGGNLSTKINANIGSSSKIEDIELEVDKALAAVEYGADAIMDLSTGPMLRDVRRAVMGAVDVPVGTVPIYEAGVEAFMSDGAVVDMDEDDMFRAIENQARDGVDFMTVHSGITMETVERAQRSGRIMGIVSRGGAFLAAWIIHNQEENPLYSNYEYLLEVAYEYDVTLSLGDGLRPGCLADASDIPQISELLTLAELVERARDADVQCMVEGPGHMPLDQIAANMKIQKELCDGAPFYVLGPIVTDMAPGYDHISAAIGGAVAAMNGADFLCYVTPAEHLAIPGVQDVIEGVIASRIAAQAADAARKLPGAWESELEMADARRSFDWDKQFKMAFDSKKPYEYRMQCPIEDSEMCSMCGEYCALRILREDR, from the coding sequence GTGACTCAGATGGAAGAAGCAAGAAAGGGCAATATAACCCCTGAAATGGAGGAGGTTGCCCGGAAAGAAAACCTTGACATTCAGATGCTCATCAGAGGTATTGCAGATGGCCGAATTGTCATACCCTCCAATATTAACAGGGAGTCATCACCCTGCGGTATAGGGGGGAACCTCTCAACAAAGATCAATGCAAATATCGGTTCATCCTCAAAGATAGAGGACATTGAACTTGAGGTTGATAAGGCACTCGCCGCAGTTGAATATGGTGCAGATGCCATAATGGACCTCAGCACAGGCCCCATGCTGAGGGATGTGAGGAGGGCTGTCATGGGTGCTGTTGACGTTCCTGTGGGCACGGTACCCATCTACGAGGCCGGTGTTGAGGCCTTCATGTCAGATGGAGCCGTTGTGGACATGGATGAGGATGACATGTTCAGGGCCATAGAGAACCAGGCCCGGGATGGTGTTGACTTCATGACGGTGCACTCAGGGATCACCATGGAAACCGTTGAAAGGGCTCAGAGATCAGGGAGGATAATGGGGATAGTTAGCAGGGGAGGAGCATTCCTTGCAGCATGGATAATCCACAACCAGGAGGAGAATCCACTATACAGTAACTATGAGTACCTACTGGAGGTGGCCTACGAGTATGATGTCACACTCAGCCTCGGGGATGGCCTCAGGCCAGGGTGTCTGGCAGACGCTTCTGACATACCCCAGATCAGTGAGCTCCTCACCCTTGCAGAGCTCGTTGAGAGGGCGCGTGATGCAGATGTCCAGTGCATGGTTGAGGGACCCGGCCACATGCCACTGGACCAGATAGCCGCCAACATGAAGATACAGAAGGAGCTCTGCGACGGCGCACCCTTCTATGTCCTGGGACCCATTGTAACAGATATGGCGCCCGGCTATGACCATATAAGCGCAGCCATAGGTGGTGCCGTGGCTGCGATGAACGGCGCGGATTTCCTCTGTTACGTCACACCTGCAGAGCACCTGGCGATACCTGGGGTTCAGGATGTTATTGAGGGTGTCATCGCATCAAGGATAGCTGCCCAGGCCGCAGATGCCGCCAGAAAATTACCAGGCGCATGGGAATCTGAGCTTGAAATGGCTGATGCAAGGAGGTCCTTTGACTGGGATAAACAGTTCAAAATGGCCTTTGACTCAAAAAAGCCATATGAATACAGGATGCAGTGCCCAATTGAGGATTCAGAGATGTGCTCAATGTGTGGCGAATACTGCGCCCTCAGGATACTGCGTGAAGACAGATGA
- a CDS encoding CBS domain-containing protein — MIRKLRARDIMLRDVIVSHPDDLVAAANLKMVRANVGGVPVVEGDKLVGLITHRDILLAGGEALKLRVKDIMSQDLVVIDEETPISRISRIMADTGYQRIPVVRDGRLVGLITQSCIIKALADYL, encoded by the coding sequence ATGATCAGGAAGCTCCGTGCAAGGGATATAATGCTCCGTGATGTTATTGTTTCCCACCCCGATGACCTTGTTGCAGCCGCCAACCTCAAGATGGTCCGTGCGAACGTGGGTGGCGTCCCTGTTGTGGAGGGTGATAAACTTGTTGGACTCATAACCCACAGGGACATTCTACTTGCTGGTGGCGAGGCCCTGAAGCTACGTGTGAAGGACATAATGAGCCAGGACCTTGTTGTGATTGATGAGGAAACTCCTATAAGCAGGATAAGCAGGATAATGGCAGATACCGGATATCAGCGGATACCTGTTGTCAGGGACGGTAGACTCGTTGGACTCATAACCCAGAGCTGCATAATAAAAGCCCTTGCAGATTACCTGTAA
- a CDS encoding methanogenesis marker 8 protein, protein MGEHVIEALGKSRVTVRDGRVVDVSEPLIDYCPLFHKYRGIEKITSEAIRQNIEFRIKDFGMCTANRELRMRDFLSFGISEIISTLLEEGEVDAAVMVCDGAGTVIVTEPELAQGIGGRISGVVETSPEKDVIKFIGPEKVLEPEEATIDQVKGVERALEMGYDRVAVTVADPAEAERLRGMDGGEIYIFAVHLTGIDYRGAEKVINTADVVTSCASKYIRRIADRRALLKVGSAIPVYACTKKGKKFMELRIKRMGGIKDSGKSPESPRPLV, encoded by the coding sequence GTGGGTGAACATGTAATAGAGGCCCTTGGAAAAAGCCGTGTCACCGTGCGTGATGGAAGGGTGGTTGATGTATCCGAGCCACTTATCGATTACTGTCCACTCTTTCATAAGTACCGTGGCATTGAAAAAATCACATCTGAGGCCATCCGTCAAAATATCGAGTTTCGCATTAAAGATTTCGGAATGTGTACTGCTAATCGTGAATTAAGAATGAGGGATTTTCTATCATTTGGCATCTCTGAGATAATCTCAACACTTCTCGAGGAGGGCGAGGTTGACGCAGCAGTCATGGTATGTGATGGTGCAGGCACAGTCATAGTCACCGAACCCGAACTTGCACAGGGAATAGGGGGCAGGATATCAGGAGTGGTGGAAACATCACCCGAGAAGGATGTTATAAAGTTTATAGGACCAGAAAAAGTCCTTGAACCCGAAGAAGCCACAATAGATCAGGTTAAGGGGGTTGAAAGGGCCCTTGAGATGGGCTATGATAGGGTGGCTGTCACCGTGGCTGACCCTGCAGAGGCAGAGAGGCTGAGGGGAATGGATGGAGGCGAGATCTACATATTCGCCGTCCACCTGACAGGGATAGACTACAGGGGCGCCGAGAAGGTGATTAACACAGCCGATGTTGTAACATCATGCGCATCAAAGTACATAAGAAGAATAGCCGATAGAAGGGCCCTCCTGAAGGTAGGATCAGCAATACCTGTATATGCATGCACAAAGAAAGGTAAAAAATTCATGGAACTCCGAATTAAAAGGATGGGTGGTATAAAAGATTCCGGGAAAAGTCCAGAATCTCCCCGCCCACTGGTATGA
- a CDS encoding HesA/MoeB/ThiF family protein: MPERYEGMAYWEMVSRQMGLLSRADQLKLKDSTVSVIGCGGIGGAAVEMLARMGVGTLKIIDSDVFDVSNINRQLMSSFRDLRIPKVDVAAERIRTINPFSRVEVYHEIFDEENASEIIDGSDAVVDALDNITSRVIASRRCASEGIPFIHGAIHGSMGQVTVFMEGSPSYEELFRLPSLGLELKGDVRAKLRKLSSKTPPVIGPVPNITGCLQAAEVLKLITGRGDVISAPRMLKFDLFHGKPFKIVELS; the protein is encoded by the coding sequence ATGCCTGAGAGATATGAGGGTATGGCTTACTGGGAGATGGTCAGCCGGCAGATGGGTTTACTTTCAAGGGCAGACCAGTTAAAGCTCAAGGATTCTACTGTTTCTGTGATTGGCTGCGGAGGTATAGGTGGCGCTGCAGTTGAGATGCTTGCACGGATGGGTGTGGGCACTCTGAAAATAATTGACAGCGACGTCTTTGATGTTTCAAACATCAACAGGCAGCTTATGAGCAGCTTCAGGGACCTAAGAATCCCCAAGGTTGACGTTGCAGCGGAAAGAATTCGCACCATAAACCCCTTCAGCAGGGTTGAGGTTTATCATGAAATCTTCGATGAAGAAAATGCATCTGAGATAATAGATGGCAGTGATGCGGTGGTTGATGCCCTCGATAACATAACCTCAAGGGTGATTGCATCAAGGAGGTGCGCCTCCGAGGGAATCCCTTTCATCCACGGCGCCATACATGGCTCAATGGGGCAGGTGACTGTATTCATGGAAGGATCACCCTCCTATGAGGAACTCTTCCGTTTACCATCCCTGGGCCTTGAGCTCAAAGGAGATGTGAGGGCAAAGCTCAGGAAACTATCATCAAAAACACCTCCGGTGATAGGGCCTGTGCCCAATATCACAGGGTGCCTCCAGGCAGCCGAGGTTCTCAAGTTAATCACAGGGAGGGGTGATGTGATATCTGCCCCCAGAATGTTGAAATTTGATCTATTCCATGGAAAACCATTTAAAATTGTTGAACTATCCTGA
- the glnA gene encoding type I glutamate--ammonia ligase produces MSDKIGRIIAKMDECGVKFVRLQFVDIHGKPKNMAIPLVRPDQIEDIIKDGLLFDGSSIEGFVDINESDLVLKPDPDTFSTLPWRPEEKGVCRFICDIYWPEGKPFEGDPRYVLKRALDKYAHLGYEYNVGPEPEFFILDQDEDGNIIPHDCGAYFDVEPVDQGTDFRRKLVMDLEALDFDVEVSHHEVAPGQHEIDFKFDKALKTADAVITFKQAIKAIVDKMGYMVTFMPKPFFGENGSGMHCHQSLFKDGENVFYDPDTETQLSEEAMYFIGGLLKHAPALSAVCAPTVNSYKRLVPGYEAPVYIAYGLKNRSTLVRIPASRGKGTRVELRMPDPSCNPYLAFAAMLEAGMNGIQNKIDPGEPTEIDVFEKSIPELREMGIETLPSSLWEAYHALEEDDVIKGALGDHVYEKFMEIKHKEWDDYRVRVFKYELERYLDI; encoded by the coding sequence ATGTCAGATAAGATTGGAAGAATAATAGCTAAAATGGATGAATGCGGCGTTAAATTCGTCCGCCTTCAGTTTGTGGACATACACGGAAAACCAAAGAATATGGCAATACCCCTGGTAAGGCCAGACCAGATAGAGGACATAATAAAGGATGGCCTCCTCTTCGATGGGTCATCCATTGAGGGATTCGTTGATATAAACGAGAGCGACCTCGTCCTCAAACCCGACCCCGACACCTTCTCAACACTCCCATGGAGGCCAGAGGAGAAGGGTGTGTGCAGATTCATCTGTGACATCTACTGGCCTGAAGGTAAACCCTTCGAGGGGGACCCAAGGTACGTCCTCAAGAGGGCCCTTGACAAGTACGCCCACCTGGGATATGAATACAACGTGGGACCCGAACCAGAGTTCTTCATACTCGACCAGGACGAGGATGGCAACATAATACCCCACGACTGCGGCGCATACTTCGATGTTGAACCAGTTGACCAGGGAACCGACTTCAGGAGAAAACTCGTCATGGACCTTGAGGCCCTTGACTTCGACGTTGAGGTCAGCCACCACGAGGTTGCCCCTGGACAGCACGAGATAGACTTCAAATTCGACAAGGCCCTGAAGACAGCCGACGCGGTTATAACCTTCAAACAGGCCATAAAGGCCATAGTCGACAAGATGGGCTACATGGTAACATTCATGCCAAAGCCATTCTTCGGTGAGAATGGCAGCGGTATGCACTGCCACCAGTCACTCTTCAAGGACGGTGAAAACGTCTTCTATGACCCTGACACAGAGACACAGCTATCAGAAGAGGCCATGTACTTCATAGGTGGTCTCCTAAAGCACGCCCCGGCGCTATCAGCTGTCTGTGCCCCAACAGTCAACTCCTACAAGAGACTTGTCCCAGGCTATGAAGCACCGGTTTATATTGCCTACGGCCTTAAAAACAGGTCAACCCTTGTCAGAATACCTGCATCACGTGGAAAGGGTACACGTGTTGAGTTAAGGATGCCTGACCCATCATGCAACCCCTACCTCGCCTTTGCAGCCATGCTGGAGGCAGGTATGAACGGTATACAGAACAAGATCGACCCCGGTGAACCAACAGAGATCGACGTCTTCGAAAAATCCATCCCCGAGCTCAGGGAGATGGGCATCGAAACACTGCCATCCAGCCTCTGGGAGGCTTACCATGCCCTCGAGGAGGATGACGTCATCAAGGGTGCCCTCGGTGACCACGTCTACGAGAAGTTCATGGAGATAAAGCACAAAGAATGGGACGACTACCGTGTAAGGGTCTTCAAGTACGAACTTGAAAGGTACCTTGACATCTAA